In the genome of Tissierella sp., the window TCAATACTATAAGCTGAGGTATCATAATGAGTACTCTACGTAATACTGTTTTCCACATTTTATAAATCCTCCTTGCTTTTTATTGCAACATAATGGGTTTGAGATATCTGAACTAAATCGAATACCTTACCATCTTTGTCATAGAATAGGTTTTCGTTCTCACTATATTCCTGCTCAACTTTAATTCTATGGATACGATTTTCTTCTCTATTAGCAGCATCAATTTCTGGAATAGCAGCAATTAATCTTTTAGTATAAATATGCTGAGGATTATTATATATGTCATCCCTTGTCCCTGTTTCCACAAATCTTCCTCTATGCATAATATATATGTAATCACACATATGCTTCACTACTCCTAAGTCGTGAGAGATAAAAAGATAACTTAGATTAAAATCTTTTTGTATCTCCTTCAAAAAATTTAACACCTGTGCTTGAACTGATAAATCAAGAGCAGAAACAGGCTCATCTGCAACAATTAGTTTTGGATTTAAGGATACAGCCCTTGCTACACCCATTCTTTGTCTTTGGCCTCCAGAGAATTCATGAGGATATCTGTATAAGGCATCTGCAGGCATCCCAACTATATTCAACAATTTTAAAACCTTTTCTATTTCTTCCTCTTTGGATAATTTTTCATGGTTTCGAATTGGTTCAGCAATAATATCTCGAATTCTTTTTTTAGGGTCTAAACTAGATAAAACATCTTGAAATATCATTTGGACTTCTTTCATATATCCAAGTTTTTTCCTAAGCCTTTTTGTATGAACTCGTTGTCCATTATATAAAATTACTCCAGCTGTTGGCTTCTCCAATCCAACGATGGTTTTTCCAATTGTGGTTTTCCCTGATCCTGATTCACCAATAAGTCCATAGGTCTTTCCTTCTTCTATTGAAAGATTGATTCCATCAACTGCATAAGTATATTCTTTTATAGTATTAAAAAAGCCACCACGAATAGGAAAATGGACCTTTAAATCCTTAATTTCTAGAAAACTCATTTTAGCAACCTCCTTCGTTCTCGAAGTGGAAATTTTTCCAGCATGTACATCTTACAAAATGATTCTTTAAAACCTCATGGAGCACAGGATTCGCTTCATGTTCTGATTCTGATATCCATGGAATTCTTGATGCAAAGCGACATCCTTCCCTTGGTAAGTTTTTTAAAGATGGAACCATTCCATGAATAACATGGAGCTCTTCTCCTATTAAATCAGCTTGAGGTATTGATTGTAATAGTGACCTTGTATAAGGGTGAAGAGGATTACTAAATAGTTCCTTGGCAGTAGCAATCTCAACAAATTCTCCAGCATACATTACAGCTATTCTATCTGCCATCTGTGCAACTACTCCTAAATCATGAGTAATCAGGATAATTCCTGCATCAATTTCATCTTGAAGCTGTGTTAAAAGATCTAAAATTTGAGCTTGTATTGTAACATCTAATGCCGTAGTAGGCTCATCTGCTATAATAATATTAGGCTTGCAGGAAAGGGCAATAGCAATCAAAACTCTTTGTCTCATACCACCAGATAATTGATGTGGAAATTGATTAGCTGTTCTTTTAGGATTATTAATTCCCACTTGGTCTAAAAGCTGTAACATCCTTTCATATCTTTGTTTTTTGTCTAAGTCAGTATGATAGATTAAGGATTCTTCTATCTGTTTCCCAATCTTATGTAATGGATTTAATGATGCCAATGGATCTTGAAAAATAAAGCCGATTTCCTTACCTCTAATCTGATTTAATTGTTCCTCAGTATAGTTCACCATATTTTCACCATT includes:
- a CDS encoding ATP-binding cassette domain-containing protein, whose translation is MSFLEIKDLKVHFPIRGGFFNTIKEYTYAVDGINLSIEEGKTYGLIGESGSGKTTIGKTIVGLEKPTAGVILYNGQRVHTKRLRKKLGYMKEVQMIFQDVLSSLDPKKRIRDIIAEPIRNHEKLSKEEEIEKVLKLLNIVGMPADALYRYPHEFSGGQRQRMGVARAVSLNPKLIVADEPVSALDLSVQAQVLNFLKEIQKDFNLSYLFISHDLGVVKHMCDYIYIMHRGRFVETGTRDDIYNNPQHIYTKRLIAAIPEIDAANREENRIHRIKVEQEYSENENLFYDKDGKVFDLVQISQTHYVAIKSKEDL
- a CDS encoding ABC transporter ATP-binding protein, with the protein product MGTEKILEIKDLHTAFRFQDEYFDGVDGVSFSLYKNEILAIVGESGCGKSTIANSIVGLHDKNFTKVSGEIIYNGENMVNYTEEQLNQIRGKEIGFIFQDPLASLNPLHKIGKQIEESLIYHTDLDKKQRYERMLQLLDQVGINNPKRTANQFPHQLSGGMRQRVLIAIALSCKPNIIIADEPTTALDVTIQAQILDLLTQLQDEIDAGIILITHDLGVVAQMADRIAVMYAGEFVEIATAKELFSNPLHPYTRSLLQSIPQADLIGEELHVIHGMVPSLKNLPREGCRFASRIPWISESEHEANPVLHEVLKNHFVRCTCWKNFHFENEGGC